The Synchiropus splendidus isolate RoL2022-P1 chromosome 5, RoL_Sspl_1.0, whole genome shotgun sequence DNA window AACCTTCACTTTCATAGTTTGTAAATCAGATGCTTCAAGGGTTCTGGTGTCAAGCTCATAGCTGAAGCAGTAGCAGAGCCATGAAGGCCAGGAAAGCGGCGGAAGCTGcatttctgctgctgcctgaCTGTGTGACCGTCTGAGCGGGCTGAACGTTTCTGTAGGCTTCCACTATGGCTTCAGAAGTGCTGTTTCCAGTCAGAGGAATTGTTCCAAATTTGTCAATCTGTGGGGACAACAGCAGATGAACTAAGCACCCCAAATTTTAACCAAATGTCAAGACGCCGTCAAAAAGAACGTACCAGGTTGCTGCTTATTTTGATTGACTCCTTGAACACGGTCCAAACCACAGCTTCGTTACAGGCAGGCGTGGTCAGAGAACCCAGGTAGCGATAGTATTTTGTGCGATCCACGCTGCCCAGCAGATCATCCAGCGAAATTTGGGAGGAACTTATGTCGTGCTCAGATCCTGCGGATTGAAATGATCTcagcaaacagcagcagcaacatccaAGATTCACCAATGTCTGCGTCTTCTGACCTGCATTAACAACATTTGTCAGGAAGGAGGTCAGCTTCTCCCAGCTCGCAGGTGAATCTGTGTCATTTCCAGTCGATGCCTAAAAATAATGCACATGGTTTTCATTGACATTCTCAGGCAGAAACTAAATAAAGCTTTAGCACTGACCTCAATGAAGAAACCAAGAGCTGCAAGTCCTTCAGAGTCAGCAACAGCGAGAGTGGTATTTCCATTGTAGGTTGCCTTGGAATGGACAAGGTGCATcttcaagaagaagaagtgctTTTAGTAAAATCCTGCCAGTTTACGACTCCAAGTGTGTGTTGTACCTCCATGGCAAATCGTTTGCCATCTACAGTGTGTTCGGAACCAGGGCTCGTGGTTCCGTTTCCCCAGTGCAAGTGGAACTGCAGGGTGTCGTAATCTGTAGACAGTCCGCCTTCTGAAATCTTGACGCCGCTGTCTAAAGTCACTTTAACTGAAACAGGAATAGGGTGAAAAATCACTTTCCACACACTGAAATGAAACATGTCATGTAGTCATATTAGTGATAAGGCTATCTTCCGTTTTAGAAGCGGTCAGAGTCAATAAACTCACTTGTCTTTCCGGTATTCTTTATAGTCTTCATTTTTGTTGCACTGTCATAgttggtgaaggtgaagttggTCAGGTTGGCATCAAACTTGGCAGATCCAGAGATGATATTGATGGGTGACTGCCGAGAGCCATTGCAATACTGGGGAAACAGCGTCGGCCAcgtggtgtcatctgcaaacgcATCAGTTATTGAGAGTGAGTGACAGAGGAGCAGCAACAATGGGTGAAGCTCTGCAGGGCCAGAGGCTACTTACTGCAACCGGAGCCTATGTAACACCAGTCTGAAAATAACAAGAGAACAGTCtgtcaatgttttttaaattactgCTGGTAATTTTTAAAACAATTCAATTCTGTGGAACTCCTTGTTCAATATGAACTATATTTCATGGTTACATTATATTGAGCAATAGACCTCAATCCACCTTTACATTATCAATAGAATACATTTTACTGTCAAGTTGCAATTCTTCATAAAGATCTGACGAATCTGAATGTATTTCATGCAGATCCTCTAAATGAATGGTGTCCACATTGAAAAGATCAAACGTACTCCCAGTAGCACAGATGGCACTGGAGATGAGGGCGCAGAGAGCCAGTGAAGCAAGGATCCCCTTCATCTGGAATGGATCAAGAAATGGAACCAGAAAATTCATTGCAACAAAAActcaaataattcaataataaaacttGCATTGAAGTgttttgtaaaaataataaaatccaatATCACCATTGATCGTGCAAAAATAGACAAACAGGTTAGAAAGAGAAAAGGAAATGCCGATTTTGGTGCCTCTAGTTTAGCAAACATATTTTGTATACTTTGTTCGGTAAGTCacacatattattattacatatcaTTACACaaatgacatatatatatagggcaataatattgggtaaaaaaTGATCAGAGAGTGGACAGAAATGAGGACTGCACCActgtcagaaaaacaaaaagtgtacATCCTACAATGAGACAAGTTAATTTGAGACGTCTTACCTTCAGCGAGCCGGTTGTGAGGTCTGCCTGAAAGCTGCGCCTCCACACTTATATTCACGTGGATGTACTGGTTACGCCTTCAAAAAAGGTGTCATTAATGCAGCGCCCTCAGGGCTTGCTCATTAAATTCATGACTGACAACGAAAAGTAATTCATGTTTTGTGCTCCAACTATATCAAAACTCCATAATGATTGACAATAGACATAATTGGGTGATGCCTATGGAGAAaactatttctttttccaactGAACCATCGCTTTTCTCTATCAACCACAAATTTTTGCAATCATTTAATTCATCTACATTACATTGGATGTCACAGATACGTGACTTAATTCACTGTACATTTAACTCAAGCTGGAAATGATTTGAAGTAGTCAACTTTATTGCATGTCTTCCATTTGCGAGGTTAGCaaggtaaaaaataaatcctAGGTCTGTGCCgcctgtttttttaatgatgcaAAAAACCTGTATACAAGTATGCAAATAAAAGTCATTGGCAGCCTTGATCGAGCGCTGCTTGAGAACATTCACTAAGCTCTTTGTTTATTATAAAACCATGTGGAACTGGAAACAAATCATCcaggtcagtggtgctgttGTCATCGGTGCTCAGAGTTAACTCTCTCTGGACCAAAATGCGCAGGTTGAAAAGAGAATAGGGCGTCTGATGATTTTGCTCTCTCTAGCCTCTTAAACCAATTGTTTTATAAAACGTTTAAAAGGacacaatttaaaaaaggaataTCTTTTAGCTCATATTAAATGAGCACAGCTATGTCGCCTTTTTTtgtgaactgaaaaaaatgaatattggaAAATTAGGACCAAAGGAAGAATGCGCTTCAAGACCACAAGCAATGCCGTTGACTTGAGCAGCCAGGGAAAATAATGTGTTACATATCTAAAGAAACTGAAACCCCCCGTGACAGGTGTTTGGATAACGTGACAGCCGACTGctgtagctgctgctgttgcagttTTTCCTTTGCGTTTTTCTAGGATTTGATTGAAGAGACTGCATCATCATCAAACATCACCAGAGGAAACAAAAGATGGAATATGATCTGGAGATTTGCTCAGAATCAAACACCTCCACAAATGTCTCCGCGCCGCGACACGCCCACACAACAATCATGATTTGCATTCTCTGATCATCAATGTGGCCCACAGTCCCTCAGGCAACACTCCAGAGGAGGCCCGCCCTGATACCTGCCGCCCATTAGAATACTGCCAGAGCCAGCGGAGTGAGAAAAGCGGTTGTAGTCACCACGGCCTCAGCGTTTCAACAACATCCCTGTGGTGGTATTTTTGAGCAGAGCAACTGACAGGAGCACTCCATTCCACTCCAGGCCATTATCCCCGCACTGCAAAAACTCAAATCTCTTGAGGTTTTTTAGCCTTATTTTTGGTCAAAATATTTCATCCCACTTGATTTAAGATAAATTGACCTATTTAACATAAATTCAAGCTATTTCAGCAAGATGGAGAGACTTTTAAGACAGTGCGATCTTAAATTTGTGGGGGGgtttttcacttttactttcacttttttcACTCGCAGATAGAACAAATACTCATTTCGCAGTACTTTTATCTTGAAACtagaacaggggtcaccaaaccgTTCC harbors:
- the LOC128759315 gene encoding carbonic anhydrase 4-like, whose amino-acid sequence is MKGILASLALCALISSAICATGNWCYIGSGCNDTTWPTLFPQYCNGSRQSPINIISGSAKFDANLTNFTFTNYDSATKMKTIKNTGKTIKVTLDSGVKISEGGLSTDYDTLQFHLHWGNGTTSPGSEHTVDGKRFAMEMHLVHSKATYNGNTTLAVADSEGLAALGFFIEASTGNDTDSPASWEKLTSFLTNVVNAGSEHDISSSQISLDDLLGSVDRTKYYRYLGSLTTPACNEAVVWTVFKESIKISSNLIDKFGTIPLTGNSTSEAIVEAYRNVQPAQTVTQSGSSRNAASAAFLAFMALLLLQL